Genomic segment of Euzebya rosea:
CGACGTCTGCTGCCGTCCAGGCCGCCAACGGGGCCACCTTCAGCAGCGTGCGGCCGCCCTTGTCCGCGGTGGCGACCACCGGCGTGGTCGCCCGGTCGGGGGTCTGGGACCGCCGCACGCCGGTGGCCCAGCCGTCGTAGCCCTGCAGCACCTCGTCCAGCGGGGCCACCTTGCGCAGCGCGCAGCAGACGTCGGGGTCACGCAGGTACATGGCGGGGCCGTACCGGTCGGCCTGCTGCGCCACGGTCAGCTCGGGGTGCACGTCGATCACGTTGCGCAGTCCCAGCCGGTTGGCCAGCAGGTGGCGGTAGGCGAGGCTCTCGGCGAAGTGGAAGCCGGTGTCGAGGAACAGGACGGGCAGGTCGGGGTCGACCTCGGCGACGAGGCTCAGCAACGTGGCGGCGTCCGCACCGAAGCTGGACGTGACGGCGAACCGGGGGATGCAGGCCCTGGCCCAGCGGAGGATGTCGATGGCTGGGGCGCCCTCGAGCTCGCGGGCAGCCTCCTCGACATCGATGTCCGACAGCGCCGGGATCAGCGTGTCGGTCACCACGTGAGGACCCCCTCGGCGTTGGCGATGGCCTGTGCCACGTCGTCGTCACCGACGACGTCGATGCCGCGCAGCAGGTCCTCGGGACCGATGCCCTGACGGGCCATGGCCGGCTGGTGTGCGACGACGCGGATCCCGCTCTCCAGCAGCGCGCGCAGGTCGTGTGCGGCGGCTGCTGGGGGGAACGGGGCGTCGCCGATCCGGCGCGGGGGTGTCTCGCCCTCGGCGACGGCCAGGCGCACGGCGTCCTCGAGCAGGACGACGACCAGGTCGACGTCCTGGGTGACGGCGTAGGCGTTGGCCTCCAGGGACGGCTCGGCACCACGGGGGGCGCCGGGGGCGTGCCGGATCAGGCTGACGAGTCGACGGGGCATGGTGCGCTCAGCTCCCCACGCCGACGGAGAGGACGAGGTCGGCGTCGCGGACGACACCCCACAGCTCGGCGTGGTCGCCCTCGATGACGCCAGTGGCCTGCCGGCCGTCGACCCCCAGGGCCACGCTGGCGTCGGTCTCCACGATCCACTGCAGCGGCCCGCCGAGGACGCCCTTGCGGATCAGGCCCTCGACGGCCTTCGCGACGGGGTGGGTGCCGGCGGACAGCACGGCAGCCTCGTCGTGGGCGAACACCCGAACCGTGACGCCACGTTCGACGAGTCGTTCGACCAGCCCGAGCGCCGTGATCGTCTGCTCGGTGGCGCTGCCGGCGTTGAGGACCAGCGCGGCGGAGGCGATCACAACCACACCGCCTTGTCGGTCCCGTCGACCAGCAGGTCGCCGACCGCGGGGATGTCGGTGGGCTTGATGCCGTCGGCCACCGCCGTGGCGGGGATGCCCCGTCGACGAAGCGCATCGACGTCGACCAGCACGGCGGCTCCGGCCGCGAGCGACGTCGCGACGCGGTCGTTGGAGGGGTGGGCAGGGCGTGCCAGGTCGGCGCCGCGGTCCAGCAGGACGACGGTCACCTCCTCGCCCTTCTGGCTGAGCAGCGCGGACAGGTGGAGCGGCCAGCAGTCGCCGGCGGACAGCAGGACGGTGGTCCGCATGTCAGGCCTTCTCGATCAGCAGGCGGATGGCGGGGCGGCCGCCGGCATCCTGTGCGCGTTCGACGGCGAGCAGGGAGTGGCCGGCACGGTCCGCCCAGCGCGCGAAGGAGGCCGGCGAGCCCGGCCCCTCTGCGAGGACCTCCAGGACGTCACCTGCGTGGAGGTCGGTCATGGCACGCATGGCCTCGACGACGCCGCTGTCGCGCGCCTGGCCACGGGCGTCGAGGGTGGCGGCCGGGGTGATCGTTGAGCGGGGGGCGCGACCACCCGTGGCCCGCATGCGCCACACACGACCGTGGTGGGCCCCGCCG
This window contains:
- a CDS encoding phosphoadenylyl-sulfate reductase produces the protein MTDTLIPALSDIDVEEAARELEGAPAIDILRWARACIPRFAVTSSFGADAATLLSLVAEVDPDLPVLFLDTGFHFAESLAYRHLLANRLGLRNVIDVHPELTVAQQADRYGPAMYLRDPDVCCALRKVAPLDEVLQGYDGWATGVRRSQTPDRATTPVVATADKGGRTLLKVAPLAAWTAADVAGHRRLHDLPPHPMADRGFGSIGCAPCTRPTAPGEDDRAGRWAGRSKTECGIHLESTPRV
- a CDS encoding DsrE family protein, translated to MPRRLVSLIRHAPGAPRGAEPSLEANAYAVTQDVDLVVVLLEDAVRLAVAEGETPPRRIGDAPFPPAAAAHDLRALLESGIRVVAHQPAMARQGIGPEDLLRGIDVVGDDDVAQAIANAEGVLTW